One window of the Amycolatopsis mediterranei genome contains the following:
- the acs gene encoding acetate--CoA ligase has protein sequence MTEQSPALDNLLTESRTFPPSEDFAAQANAKADLYAEADADREAFWAKQAERLTWDTKWTTVLDWTNAPFAKWFVGGKLNVAYNCVDRHVESGHGEQVAIHWVGEPGDTRDITYAELKTEVSKAANALASLGVTAGDVVAIQLQMVPEAIFAMLACARIGALHNVVFGGFSPTALRARVDDAAAKVVITSDGQFRRGKAAPMKANVDEALEGAETVEKVIVVKRTGDKLEGDVPWTDGRDLWWHELVDGQSEEHTPKAFDSEHPLFILYTSGTTGKPKGILHTSGGYLTQTAYTHHNVFDHKAGEDVYWCTADIGWITGHSYIVYGPLANRVTQVVYEGTPNTPHEGRHWEIIQKYKVSLYYTAPTLIRTFMKWGAEIPEKYDLSSLRVLGSVGEPINPEAWIWYRENIGAGRTPIVDTWWQTETGAIMISPLPGVTSTKPGSAQKALPGISAKVVDDQGNEVGPGGGGYLVLDKPWPSMLRGVWGDEERFKDTYWSRFKDQGFYFAGDGAKYDNDGDIWLLGRVDDVMNVSGHRISTTEVESALVSHPTVAEAAVVGATDPTTGQGIVAFVILRGNAVDGGEEAIQALRNHVAKEIGPIAKPRQIMVVPELPKTRSGKIMRRLLRDVAENRQVGDVTTLADSSVMDLISSGLKSGKSEE, from the coding sequence ATGACCGAGCAGTCCCCAGCCCTGGACAACCTGCTCACCGAGAGCCGCACCTTCCCGCCCAGCGAAGATTTCGCTGCTCAGGCCAACGCGAAGGCCGACCTCTACGCCGAGGCGGACGCCGACCGCGAAGCGTTCTGGGCGAAGCAGGCCGAGCGGCTCACGTGGGACACGAAGTGGACCACGGTACTGGACTGGACCAATGCACCGTTCGCGAAGTGGTTCGTCGGCGGCAAGCTGAACGTCGCCTACAACTGCGTCGACCGGCACGTCGAGTCCGGGCACGGCGAGCAGGTCGCGATCCACTGGGTCGGCGAGCCGGGTGACACCCGGGACATCACCTACGCCGAGCTGAAGACCGAGGTTTCCAAGGCCGCCAACGCACTCGCGTCGCTGGGCGTCACCGCCGGCGACGTCGTGGCGATCCAGCTGCAGATGGTCCCCGAGGCCATTTTCGCGATGCTCGCGTGCGCGCGGATCGGCGCGCTGCACAACGTCGTCTTCGGCGGCTTCTCGCCGACGGCGCTGCGGGCCCGCGTCGACGACGCCGCCGCGAAGGTCGTGATCACCTCCGACGGCCAGTTCCGCCGCGGCAAGGCCGCGCCGATGAAGGCCAATGTCGACGAAGCGCTCGAAGGCGCCGAAACCGTCGAGAAGGTCATCGTCGTGAAGCGCACGGGCGACAAGCTGGAGGGCGACGTCCCGTGGACCGACGGTCGCGACCTGTGGTGGCACGAGCTCGTCGACGGACAGTCCGAAGAGCACACTCCCAAAGCGTTCGACAGCGAGCACCCGCTGTTCATCCTCTACACGTCCGGGACGACCGGGAAGCCGAAGGGCATCCTGCACACCTCCGGCGGCTACCTGACGCAGACCGCGTACACGCACCACAACGTCTTCGACCACAAGGCCGGCGAAGACGTCTACTGGTGCACCGCCGACATCGGCTGGATCACCGGCCACAGCTACATCGTCTACGGCCCCCTCGCCAACCGCGTCACGCAGGTCGTCTACGAAGGCACGCCGAACACCCCGCACGAGGGGCGGCACTGGGAGATCATCCAGAAGTACAAGGTCTCCCTCTACTACACGGCGCCGACGCTGATCCGCACGTTCATGAAGTGGGGCGCGGAAATCCCGGAGAAGTACGACCTGTCGTCGCTGCGGGTGCTGGGCTCGGTCGGCGAGCCGATCAACCCCGAGGCGTGGATCTGGTACCGCGAGAACATCGGCGCCGGCCGGACCCCGATCGTCGACACGTGGTGGCAGACCGAAACCGGCGCGATCATGATCTCGCCGCTGCCGGGCGTCACCTCGACCAAGCCGGGCTCGGCGCAGAAGGCGCTGCCGGGCATCTCCGCGAAGGTCGTCGACGACCAGGGCAACGAGGTCGGCCCGGGCGGCGGCGGGTACCTGGTGCTCGACAAGCCGTGGCCGTCGATGCTGCGCGGGGTCTGGGGCGACGAGGAGCGCTTCAAGGACACCTACTGGTCGCGGTTCAAGGACCAGGGCTTCTACTTCGCCGGCGACGGCGCGAAGTACGACAACGACGGCGACATCTGGCTGCTGGGCCGCGTCGACGACGTCATGAACGTGTCCGGCCACCGCATCTCGACGACCGAGGTCGAGTCGGCGCTGGTCTCGCACCCGACGGTCGCCGAGGCCGCGGTCGTCGGCGCGACCGACCCGACGACCGGCCAGGGCATCGTCGCGTTCGTCATCCTGCGCGGCAACGCCGTCGACGGTGGCGAAGAGGCGATCCAGGCGCTGCGGAACCACGTCGCGAAGGAGATCGGGCCGATCGCGAAGCCGCGGCAGATCATGGTCGTGCCGGAGCTGCCGAAGACGCGTTCGGGCAAGATCATGCGCCGCCTGCTGCGCGACGTCGCGGAGAACCGGCAGGTCGGCGACGTCACCACGCTGGCCGACTCGTCGGTGATGGACCTGATCTCGTCGGGCCTGAAGTCGGGCAAGTCGGAGGAGTGA
- a CDS encoding DUF6319 family protein, with amino-acid sequence MTVDVLTHDEETASAPTEAPASTPEVSADEATVTESASPASSEGDASPAEEEAPKPKRGRPKGAATASTAKKTRTVELTLTVTGTADGEWQAELKNGSKWVAKGLEIPAAAVSRAAKELHADLSGPIDEVINQAREAQAAKVAALEAELEKAKQALAELDA; translated from the coding sequence ATGACCGTGGATGTCCTGACGCACGACGAGGAAACGGCTTCGGCTCCGACCGAGGCTCCGGCTTCGACGCCGGAGGTTTCCGCCGACGAGGCGACCGTCACCGAGTCCGCGTCCCCGGCCTCTTCGGAGGGCGACGCTTCGCCCGCCGAGGAAGAGGCCCCCAAGCCGAAGCGCGGCCGCCCCAAGGGTGCGGCGACGGCGTCGACGGCGAAGAAGACCCGCACGGTCGAGCTGACCCTCACGGTCACCGGCACCGCCGATGGCGAGTGGCAGGCCGAGCTGAAGAACGGTTCGAAGTGGGTCGCGAAGGGCCTCGAGATCCCGGCGGCGGCGGTCTCGCGCGCGGCGAAGGAGCTGCACGCGGACCTGTCGGGCCCGATCGACGAGGTGATCAACCAGGCCCGCGAGGCGCAGGCGGCGAAGGTCGCGGCGCTGGAGGCCGAGCTCGAGAAGGCCAAGCAGGCCCTCGCCGAGCTGGACGCCTGA
- a CDS encoding cupin domain-containing protein, with amino-acid sequence MLGGMEEQVWHRLVTVEGLPLTGGEGRFRLLETAESGLAYLIHYPAGVASPTHTHDHDSIVYVLSGRLRGAVDGVEVGLEPGDSVLHPRGVAHHVEALTDAMWVEFKSPLPGRPPIA; translated from the coding sequence ATGCTGGGCGGCATGGAAGAGCAGGTGTGGCACCGGCTGGTCACGGTGGAGGGCCTGCCGCTGACGGGCGGCGAGGGCCGGTTCCGGCTGCTGGAGACGGCGGAGAGCGGGCTGGCGTACCTGATCCACTACCCCGCGGGAGTGGCGTCCCCGACCCACACGCACGACCACGACTCGATCGTCTACGTCCTGTCGGGCCGGTTGCGCGGAGCGGTGGACGGCGTGGAGGTCGGCCTCGAGCCGGGCGATTCGGTGCTGCACCCGCGCGGGGTGGCCCACCACGTCGAGGCCCTGACGGACGCGATGTGGGTCGAGTTCAAGTCACCCCTGCCGGGCCGCCCACCGATCGCTTGA
- a CDS encoding VIT family protein, whose translation MTETIDGDAVEHTHEPHEGVGGKLNWLRAGVLGANDGIVSVAGIVVGVAGATTESTTILTAGIAGLVAGAFSMAGGEYVSVSTQRDTEQALLRLEKQELKTMPEAEERELAEIYEDKGLSPELATQVARELTEKDALQAHAEAELGIDPGNLTSPWQAAWASLVAFSVGALLPILSIAWAGVSLRVWACAAAVVVGLTLTGWVSARLGDANVGRAILRNVGVGALTMVVTYFVGVIFGVTVG comes from the coding sequence GTGACCGAAACGATCGACGGTGACGCCGTGGAGCACACTCACGAACCGCACGAGGGCGTGGGCGGGAAGCTGAACTGGCTGCGAGCCGGGGTGCTCGGCGCGAACGACGGCATCGTGTCCGTGGCCGGCATCGTCGTCGGCGTGGCCGGGGCGACCACGGAAAGCACCACGATCCTCACCGCCGGAATCGCCGGGCTCGTCGCCGGCGCCTTTTCCATGGCCGGCGGGGAATACGTTTCCGTGAGCACCCAGCGCGACACCGAACAGGCCTTGCTCCGGCTCGAAAAACAGGAACTCAAGACGATGCCGGAGGCCGAGGAGCGCGAGCTCGCCGAGATCTACGAGGACAAGGGCCTGTCGCCGGAGCTGGCGACCCAGGTCGCCCGCGAACTGACCGAAAAGGACGCCCTCCAGGCGCACGCGGAGGCCGAACTCGGCATCGACCCCGGCAACCTCACCAGCCCGTGGCAGGCCGCCTGGGCGTCGCTGGTCGCGTTCTCGGTCGGCGCCCTGCTGCCGATCCTGTCCATCGCGTGGGCCGGCGTCTCGCTGCGGGTGTGGGCGTGCGCCGCCGCGGTCGTCGTCGGCCTCACGCTGACCGGGTGGGTCAGCGCGAGGCTCGGCGACGCGAACGTGGGGCGCGCGATCCTCCGGAACGTCGGTGTCGGCGCCCTCACCATGGTCGTGACCTACTTCGTCGGCGTGATCTTCGGGGTCACCGTCGGCTAG
- a CDS encoding peptide MFS transporter translates to MSTSTEVQQDTRFFGHPRGLANLFGVEMWERFSYYGMLGILPIYLYYRVEQGGLGLAQESALGIVGAYGGLVYLSAVIGAWVADRLLGSERTLFYSAVLIMIGHLSLALLPGLAGIGVGLVCVAVGSGGLKSNATAIVGTLYAEGDERRDAGFTIFYMGVNLGGFVGPLLTGLAQTQVGFHLGFGLAAIGMALGLTQYTFGRKNLGDKAKEVPNPLPASQRVLAIGAAVVLVAAVVALVVTGVVNPGNLADVVVWVVGVISVVYFLVILTSGKITGVERSRVFSFIPMFIASAVFFSLYQQQFTVVAAYTDQRLNRNLFGWEMPVSWVNSINPVFIIVFAPILAALWTKLGERQPSTPMKFVLGTVLMGAAFLLFLPMVGSGKNASPILAMVGILFVFTIAELCLSPVGLSLSTKLAPAAFRTQMVALNFLSISFGTAMSGKLAEYYSVDDEAPYFSTVGLVAIGVGVLLFLGIPFIRKLMKGVH, encoded by the coding sequence GTGAGCACCTCAACCGAGGTCCAGCAAGACACGAGGTTCTTCGGGCACCCACGAGGACTGGCGAACCTCTTCGGCGTCGAGATGTGGGAGCGGTTTTCCTACTACGGGATGCTCGGCATCCTGCCGATCTACCTCTACTACCGGGTCGAACAGGGTGGCCTGGGCCTCGCGCAGGAGTCCGCGCTCGGCATCGTCGGCGCGTACGGCGGCCTGGTGTACCTGTCGGCCGTCATCGGTGCGTGGGTGGCCGATCGCCTCCTCGGCTCCGAGCGGACGCTGTTCTACAGCGCCGTGCTGATCATGATCGGCCACCTCAGCCTGGCCCTGCTGCCGGGCCTGGCCGGCATCGGCGTCGGCCTCGTGTGCGTCGCGGTCGGCAGCGGCGGGCTGAAGTCCAACGCGACGGCGATCGTCGGCACGCTCTACGCCGAGGGCGACGAGCGGCGCGACGCGGGCTTCACGATCTTCTACATGGGCGTCAACCTCGGTGGGTTCGTCGGCCCGCTGCTGACCGGGCTGGCGCAGACCCAGGTCGGCTTCCACCTCGGGTTCGGCCTCGCGGCGATCGGGATGGCCCTCGGTCTGACCCAGTACACGTTCGGCCGCAAGAACCTCGGCGACAAGGCGAAAGAGGTGCCGAACCCGCTGCCGGCGTCCCAGCGCGTGCTGGCGATCGGCGCCGCCGTCGTGCTGGTGGCCGCGGTCGTGGCGCTGGTCGTCACCGGCGTCGTCAACCCGGGCAACCTCGCCGACGTCGTCGTGTGGGTGGTCGGCGTGATCTCGGTGGTCTACTTCCTCGTCATCCTGACCAGCGGCAAGATCACCGGCGTCGAGCGCAGCCGGGTGTTCTCCTTCATCCCGATGTTCATCGCCAGCGCGGTGTTCTTCTCGCTGTACCAGCAGCAGTTCACGGTCGTCGCGGCCTACACCGACCAGCGGCTGAACCGGAACCTGTTCGGCTGGGAGATGCCGGTGTCCTGGGTCAACTCGATCAACCCGGTGTTCATCATCGTGTTCGCCCCGATCCTCGCGGCCCTGTGGACGAAGCTCGGCGAGCGGCAGCCGTCGACGCCGATGAAGTTCGTCCTCGGCACGGTGCTGATGGGCGCGGCGTTCCTGCTGTTCCTGCCGATGGTCGGCAGCGGCAAGAACGCGAGCCCGATCCTGGCGATGGTCGGCATCCTGTTCGTGTTCACGATCGCCGAGCTGTGCCTCTCGCCGGTCGGGCTGTCGTTGTCGACGAAGCTCGCGCCGGCGGCGTTCCGGACGCAGATGGTGGCGCTGAACTTCCTGTCGATCTCGTTCGGCACCGCGATGTCCGGCAAGCTCGCCGAGTACTACTCCGTCGACGACGAGGCGCCGTACTTCAGCACGGTCGGCCTGGTCGCCATCGGGGTCGGCGTGCTGCTGTTCCTGGGCATCCCGTTCATCCGCAAGCTGATGAAGGGCGTGCACTGA
- the nhaA gene encoding Na+/H+ antiporter NhaA — MTRPFSEFARYLRTETTGGLILLGATAVALLWANSPLRDSYHALRGFRLGPEFLHLNLTIGDWAKDGLLALFFFVAGLELKRELVIGELSRLKQAILPVVAAIGGMAVPALVALAVGWGTPGIERAWAIPVATDIAFALGVLALTASNLPSSARVFLLSLAVVDDLGAIVVIAVLFTSGFNLIAVAVAVVALALYAFLQHCRVRTPWLYVPLALVTWVAVHSAGIHATIAGVALGLLTRVRPDEGEAEAPALRLEHRLQPWSAAVAVPVFALFAAGISVNADALGAVFTTALPLAVLAGLLVGKVVGILGASLLAVKLRVADKPRGMGWRDLAALSVLGGVGFTVSLLIAELALPDDTSELAKAAVLIASATASLLAAALLLRRSKVHARFPDTR; from the coding sequence ATGACCCGCCCGTTCAGCGAATTCGCCCGCTACCTGCGCACCGAGACGACCGGCGGGCTCATCCTGCTCGGCGCGACGGCGGTCGCGCTGCTCTGGGCCAATTCGCCGCTGCGGGACAGCTACCACGCGCTGCGCGGCTTCCGGCTCGGCCCGGAGTTCCTGCACCTGAACCTGACGATCGGCGACTGGGCGAAGGACGGCCTCCTCGCCCTGTTCTTCTTCGTCGCCGGGCTGGAGCTCAAGCGCGAGCTCGTCATCGGCGAGCTGTCCCGCCTCAAGCAGGCGATCCTGCCGGTGGTCGCCGCGATCGGCGGCATGGCCGTGCCCGCGCTCGTCGCCCTGGCCGTCGGCTGGGGGACGCCGGGGATCGAGCGGGCCTGGGCGATCCCCGTCGCCACGGACATCGCGTTCGCCCTCGGCGTGCTGGCCCTGACGGCGTCGAACCTGCCCTCGAGCGCCCGCGTCTTCCTGCTTTCCCTGGCCGTGGTGGACGACCTCGGCGCGATCGTCGTCATCGCCGTGCTGTTCACGTCGGGCTTCAACCTCATCGCGGTGGCCGTCGCCGTCGTCGCGCTCGCGCTGTACGCGTTCCTGCAGCACTGCCGGGTCCGGACGCCGTGGCTGTACGTCCCGCTCGCGCTGGTCACCTGGGTCGCGGTGCACTCGGCGGGCATCCACGCCACGATCGCCGGCGTCGCGCTGGGCCTGCTCACCCGCGTCCGCCCGGACGAGGGTGAGGCGGAGGCGCCCGCGCTGCGGCTCGAGCACCGGCTCCAGCCGTGGTCGGCGGCCGTCGCCGTCCCGGTGTTCGCGCTGTTCGCGGCCGGGATCTCGGTCAACGCCGACGCGCTCGGCGCCGTGTTCACCACGGCGTTGCCGCTCGCGGTGCTCGCCGGGCTGCTCGTCGGCAAGGTCGTCGGCATCCTCGGGGCCAGTCTGCTCGCCGTGAAGCTGCGCGTGGCGGACAAGCCACGCGGGATGGGCTGGCGGGACCTGGCCGCGTTGTCCGTGCTCGGCGGCGTCGGGTTCACCGTGAGCCTGCTGATCGCGGAGCTGGCCCTGCCGGACGACACCAGTGAGCTGGCGAAGGCCGCGGTGCTGATCGCGTCGGCGACGGCGTCCCTCCTGGCGGCGGCCTTGCTACTCCGTCGTAGCAAGGTTCATGCGCGATTCCCCGACACACGGTGA
- a CDS encoding phage holin family protein, translating into MSSPKHERTGPDGVGAVPYLPLSSASDIPGDQSLGRLVGDATQHISTLVRAEMELAKSELVGEVKKGLKGAVFFLIALTVFLYSTFFLFFFAAEGLAEWVRYRWIAFGIVFVLMLIVAGVAGFLGYRKVKKFKAPERTIASVKETAAALKPQRAPEAGLTTRD; encoded by the coding sequence GTGAGCAGCCCCAAGCACGAACGCACCGGCCCCGACGGCGTGGGGGCCGTGCCTTACCTCCCGCTGTCCTCCGCTTCCGACATCCCCGGCGACCAGTCGCTCGGCCGCCTGGTCGGCGACGCGACCCAGCACATCTCCACCCTGGTCAGGGCCGAGATGGAGCTGGCGAAGTCCGAGCTCGTCGGCGAGGTGAAGAAGGGCCTCAAGGGGGCCGTCTTCTTCCTGATCGCGCTGACGGTCTTCCTGTACAGCACGTTCTTCCTGTTCTTCTTCGCGGCCGAGGGGCTGGCCGAGTGGGTGCGCTACCGCTGGATCGCCTTCGGCATCGTGTTCGTCCTGATGCTGATCGTCGCGGGCGTGGCCGGGTTCCTCGGCTACCGCAAGGTGAAGAAGTTCAAGGCACCGGAGCGGACCATCGCCAGCGTCAAGGAGACCGCCGCCGCGCTCAAGCCGCAGCGCGCGCCCGAAGCCGGCTTGACCACCCGCGACTGA
- a CDS encoding alpha/beta fold hydrolase yields the protein MHASPDPSIVRLDGPWVHRDVSANGIRLHVAELGDGPVVVLLHGFAEFWWTWHHQLRALADAGFRAVAVDLRGYGDSDKPPRGYDAWTLAGDVGGLIKSLGARRAHLVGHAWGGMLAWTVAALHPRLVSSVTAIGAAHPLALRSGAARPWRGQGRAAGHLFRFQVPMAPEKWLVKDDARAVEDLFGGWAGRPWRSTSDFTGSVEAFRQAMLVPGVAHSALEYYRWAFRAQFRGEGRRFTDAVGTRIAVPTLQLHGADDTCILPETAASSTRWAGPHAEPEIWPDVGHFPHLEVPDRTSAALVDFLSRG from the coding sequence TTGCACGCGTCCCCCGACCCGTCGATCGTCCGGCTCGACGGCCCGTGGGTCCACCGCGACGTGTCCGCGAACGGCATCCGCCTGCACGTGGCCGAGCTCGGCGACGGGCCGGTCGTGGTGCTGCTGCACGGGTTCGCCGAGTTCTGGTGGACCTGGCACCACCAGCTGCGGGCACTGGCCGACGCCGGGTTCCGCGCGGTCGCCGTCGACCTGCGCGGGTACGGCGACTCGGACAAGCCGCCCCGCGGCTACGACGCGTGGACCCTCGCCGGTGACGTCGGCGGGCTGATCAAGTCGCTCGGGGCGCGCCGCGCCCACCTCGTCGGGCACGCCTGGGGCGGCATGCTCGCCTGGACGGTCGCGGCCCTGCACCCGCGGCTGGTGTCCTCGGTGACGGCGATCGGTGCCGCCCACCCGCTCGCCCTGCGCTCGGGGGCGGCCCGCCCGTGGCGCGGCCAGGGCCGCGCGGCCGGGCACCTCTTCCGCTTCCAGGTACCGATGGCGCCGGAGAAGTGGCTGGTGAAGGACGACGCCCGAGCCGTCGAGGACCTGTTCGGCGGCTGGGCCGGCCGTCCCTGGCGGTCCACTTCGGACTTCACCGGCAGCGTCGAGGCGTTCCGCCAGGCGATGCTCGTGCCCGGGGTCGCGCACAGCGCGCTCGAGTACTACCGGTGGGCGTTCCGCGCCCAGTTCCGCGGCGAGGGCCGCCGGTTCACCGACGCCGTCGGCACCCGGATCGCGGTGCCGACGCTGCAGCTCCACGGCGCCGACGACACGTGCATCCTTCCCGAAACGGCGGCGTCGTCGACGCGCTGGGCGGGCCCGCACGCCGAGCCGGAGATCTGGCCGGACGTCGGGCACTTCCCCCACCTCGAGGTGCCGGACCGCACGTCGGCGGCCCTGGTGGACTTCCTCAGCCGAGGCTGA
- a CDS encoding FAD-dependent monooxygenase, whose product MRNVLISGAGVAGGTLARFLARAGWAVTVVDRAPAPRTGGQAIDVRGVALDVVDELGLGDRMRALRTRMRGMSMVDGDGHELFRSEEHTFTSGRLDSADFEILRDDVVAILLEAPGVEYVFGDSITELAEEAHGVRAGFERGGSRTFDLVVGADGLHSAVRRLAFGPEEDFIRHLGQYLAIFPTANFLGLEDWQVWFRHEHTGGVAYPVRDNTELRVTLGFGSEPLPRMAVPEQKRLIAERLAGVGWEVPKLLEAMATADVFYFDAMAQIHLDRWSAGRVVLVGDAGYCAAALSGQGTSLALVGAYVLAQELGRAGHEEAFAAYERRMRPFVALNQALATENPEGPASEESVERAKNAIDLSLG is encoded by the coding sequence ATGCGGAACGTCCTGATCTCCGGTGCGGGTGTCGCCGGCGGCACCCTGGCCCGGTTCCTGGCCCGCGCGGGCTGGGCGGTGACCGTGGTGGACCGGGCGCCCGCCCCGCGCACCGGCGGCCAGGCGATCGACGTGCGCGGTGTCGCGCTCGACGTCGTCGACGAGCTGGGCCTCGGCGACCGGATGCGCGCGCTGCGCACCCGGATGCGCGGGATGTCCATGGTGGACGGGGACGGCCACGAGCTGTTCCGGTCGGAGGAGCACACCTTCACCAGCGGACGGCTGGACAGCGCCGACTTCGAGATCCTGCGCGACGACGTCGTCGCGATACTGCTGGAGGCGCCCGGCGTCGAGTACGTCTTCGGCGACTCGATCACCGAGCTGGCCGAAGAGGCACACGGCGTGCGCGCCGGCTTCGAGCGCGGCGGCTCCCGGACGTTCGACCTGGTCGTCGGGGCGGACGGCCTGCACTCGGCGGTGCGGCGGCTGGCCTTCGGCCCGGAGGAGGACTTCATCCGCCACCTCGGCCAGTACCTGGCGATCTTCCCGACGGCCAACTTCCTCGGCCTCGAGGACTGGCAGGTCTGGTTCCGGCACGAGCACACCGGGGGCGTGGCGTACCCGGTGCGGGACAACACCGAGCTGCGCGTGACGCTCGGCTTCGGCTCGGAACCGCTGCCGCGGATGGCCGTCCCGGAGCAGAAGCGGCTGATCGCCGAGCGGCTCGCCGGGGTCGGCTGGGAGGTGCCGAAGCTGCTGGAGGCGATGGCCACCGCGGACGTCTTCTACTTCGACGCCATGGCCCAGATCCACCTGGACCGCTGGTCGGCGGGCCGGGTCGTGCTGGTCGGCGACGCCGGCTACTGCGCCGCGGCGCTGTCCGGCCAGGGGACGAGCCTCGCGCTGGTCGGTGCCTACGTCCTCGCGCAGGAACTCGGCCGGGCCGGCCACGAAGAAGCCTTCGCGGCCTACGAGCGGCGGATGCGGCCCTTCGTCGCGCTCAACCAGGCGCTGGCCACCGAAAATCCCGAAGGACCGGCGTCGGAGGAGTCGGTCGAGCGGGCGAAGAACGCGATCGACCTCAGCCTCGGCTGA
- a CDS encoding TetR/AcrR family transcriptional regulator — protein sequence MKYVAIADDLRERIARGELPPGARVPSTRRLAADHGVAMATAAKALAQLSQEGLVRAEPRSGTVVADRDRRGSQRGLTREQLVRTAIAIADTEGLGALSMRGVAARLGVAAMAPYRYVRGKDELVLLMADAAFGERGYPAKPSGDWRERLTLGGRTLWALFRRHPWLAQLGPITRPLPLPNLGLHGEWALTALSELGVDAATLCDLHVLFFSYVQGLAIHLEREQHALASSGLSEDQWMDRQLPSMGPTITGRPVFAKMLRELEETGYDLVLDNIFESGMRALLDGVALRFGR from the coding sequence GTGAAGTACGTGGCCATCGCCGACGACCTGCGTGAGCGGATCGCGCGGGGCGAGCTCCCGCCGGGCGCGCGGGTGCCTTCGACCCGGCGGCTCGCGGCCGACCACGGGGTCGCGATGGCGACCGCGGCGAAGGCGCTGGCCCAGCTGAGCCAGGAAGGTCTCGTGCGTGCCGAACCGCGGTCCGGCACGGTCGTCGCCGACCGGGACCGCCGCGGCAGTCAGCGCGGGCTGACCCGCGAGCAGCTCGTGCGGACCGCCATCGCCATCGCCGACACCGAGGGCCTCGGCGCGCTGTCCATGCGCGGCGTCGCCGCCCGGCTCGGGGTCGCGGCGATGGCGCCGTACCGGTACGTGCGGGGCAAGGACGAGCTGGTGCTGCTCATGGCCGACGCCGCCTTCGGCGAGCGCGGCTATCCGGCGAAACCGTCCGGTGACTGGCGCGAACGGCTGACGCTCGGTGGCCGGACGCTCTGGGCCCTCTTCCGGCGGCACCCGTGGCTGGCTCAGCTGGGACCGATCACCCGGCCGCTGCCGCTACCCAACCTCGGCCTGCACGGCGAATGGGCGCTGACGGCTTTGTCCGAGCTCGGCGTCGACGCGGCGACGCTGTGCGACCTGCACGTCCTGTTCTTCAGCTACGTCCAGGGCCTCGCGATCCACCTCGAACGCGAGCAGCACGCGCTGGCCTCGTCCGGGCTGTCCGAGGACCAGTGGATGGACCGCCAGCTCCCCTCGATGGGGCCGACGATCACCGGGCGGCCCGTGTTCGCCAAGATGCTCCGCGAACTCGAGGAGACCGGCTACGACCTGGTCTTGGACAACATCTTCGAGTCGGGCATGCGGGCCCTGCTGGACGGCGTCGCGCTGCGGTTCGGGCGTTAG